One region of Vicia villosa cultivar HV-30 ecotype Madison, WI unplaced genomic scaffold, Vvil1.0 ctg.000041F_1_1_2_unsc, whole genome shotgun sequence genomic DNA includes:
- the LOC131622742 gene encoding uncharacterized protein LOC131622742 — MAQRNIIVSVHYNGIISNALTNGFSFSNTESKRFKVHCRSDFMHLKEQIESKLQLPVSEIIYRLPLFNGDNSNIFYVMKQIEDDDSVKVMFECHNLFAPLDSVELYVRIVSPDVNQTQESHSHQYGMSQPTDEEPTQNNDPFIPNEDVDEYSDDEIQEVRYENLLVVTTNAQPISMYVPPEHLRNICLEESQSESIFGSHKTNYSVVDLYKGMEFEDKEECVAAIQHWHITNNLDYWVYKSDQNRYVIKCVNPDCPFKCRASICKKNSKWTIGKLSGPHVCTTTSMSQDHRQLTLDIVSHCIRDLVNTDPSIKVKLIISHITGKYGYNISYRKAWIAKVKAIESLYGNWEKSYNDLPQWLLVMKTYLPGMIIDLETLPAFSNEGSQLGDKMIFHRLFWDFQPCIHGFSYCKPIVQVDGTWLYGRYKGTLLMAVARDGNGNIFPIAFAIVEGETKDAWIFFLRNLRNHVTPQPNLCLISDRHPSIKSAYDDPANGWQNAPSSHVYCIRHITQNFMRAIRDKELRKKLVNMGYALTESTYNYYRAETRQANRDALEWIENITQNS, encoded by the exons ATGGCTCAGAGAAACATAATTGTTTCAGTGCACTACAATGGTATTATCAGTAACGCTCTAACCAACGGTTTCTCATTTAGCAATACCGAATCAAAACGTTTTAAAGTGCATTGTAGGTCCGATTTTATGCATTTGAAGGAACAAATTGAATCAAAATTGCAACTtcctgtaagtgaaattatttatcGACTTCCATTATTTAATGGAGACAACAGTAACATTTTTTACGTCATGAAACAAATAGAGGACGACGATAGCGTTAAAGTGATGTTCGAATGTCACAATTTGTTTGCTCCTCTTGACTCGGTCGAGTTATATGTTCGTATTGTTAGTCCTGACGTTAATCAAACGCAAGAGTCGCATTCTCATCAATACGGTATGAGCCAACCCACTGATGAAGAGCCAACACAAAACAATGACCCGTTTATACCCAACGAAGATGTGGATGAGTACAGTGACGATGAAATACAAGAAGTGCGATATGAAAATCTTTTGGTCGTG ACTACAAATGCACAACCGATTAGCATGTACGTCCCACCGGAGCACTTGCGAAATATCTGTTTAGAGGAGTCACAATCTGAATCAATATTTGGTTCACACAAAACAAACTATAGTGTTGTTGATTTATATAAGGGAATGGAGTTTGAAGACAAGGAGGAGTGTGTTGCTGCTATACAACATTGGCATATCACCAACAATCTTGATTATTGGGTGTATAAATCTGATCAGAACAGATACGTGATCAAATGCGTGAATCCAGATTGCCCATTCAAATGTAGAGCTTCAATTTGCAAGAAGAACTCCAAGTGGACGATCGGTAAGCTTAGTGGACCACATGTCTGCACAACTACTTCAATGTCGCAAGACCATAGACAACTTACATTAGATATTGTCTCTCACTGCATCAGGGATCTGGTTAACACCGACCCATCAATAAAGGTAAAGCTCATAATCTCTCATATTACAGGAAAGTATGGTTATAATATATCGTACAGGAAAGCGTGGATTGCAAAGGTAAAGGCCATAGAATCCCTGTATGGAAACTGGGAGAAATCTTACAATGACCTTCCACAATGGTTATTGGTAATGAAAACATATCTGCCTGGAATGATAATAGACTTGGAAACGTTACCTGCATTTTCAAACGAAGGAAGCCAGTTGGGTGATAAGATGATATTCCATCGTCTATTTTGGGATTTTCAACCATGCATCCATGGTTTTTCTTATTGCAAGCCAATTGTGCAAGTAGACGGAACATGGTTGTATGGAAGGTACAAAGGGACCTTGTTGATGGCTGTGGCGCGGGATGGGAATGGTAACATTTTTCCAATTGCTTTCGCTATTGTCGAGGGTGAAACCAAGGATGCTTGGATTTTTTTCCTTCGCAATCTAAGAAACCACGTGACACCCCAACCCAATCTATGCCTAATATCAGACAGACATCCATCGATTAAAAGTGCCTATGATGATCCTGCAAATGGATGGCAAAATGCTCCGTCTTCACATGTCTACTGCATTAGGCATATCACGCAAAACTTTATGCGTGCGATCAGAGACAAGGAACTACGTAAAAAACTCGTCAATATGG GATATGCATTGACGGAGTCAACGTACAACTACTATAGAGCCGAAACTCGACAGGCAAATAGAGATGcgttggagtggattgaaaatatCACGCAAaactcttga